The segment ATCGTTGGTGCGCTTCGGTGAAGGACTGGTAGCGCAGCCAGACACTCAGGCCACGTCGCAGCGGCTGCAGGGATCGGACGGAGAGCATCATGCATGCGGCCAGAGCGCCTGGAGTCATTGCTCCGGAAATAACCGAAAAGGCTCCGGCGCTGATCACGGCGACAATCATTATCCGGGTGAAAATTTGGCCCATGCTGGAGGCCATGGCACTGCTGGAGGCCAGCTCGGCCCCATTCTCCACGCTGCGTTCCTGAAGGCGCTCGTAGCGGCGGCGCATCAGGCGTTCCAGACCAAGCAGCTTGACCGAGAGGAAGCCTCTGAGGGTTTCGTTGAGAAAGTTGTGACGTCGGTCGTCCTGGACGGCCCGGCGGTGGGTCTGGGCGCGCATCCTCCGACCGATGACCAAGGCGATGAGCGTGAAGACCAGAAGGAGCACCACGGGCACCAGGGCCAGCGGGCCGCCGATGAACCAGATCAGTCCGAGGAACAGGGCGATGAACGGGAGGTCAAAGAGGACCAGCAAGGCCTGCCCGGAGTAAAATTCCGCGACCTGGTTCGTGGACAGCAGGCGGCTGACGTGAACGCCGGGCTCCTCCTGGCGCAAGAGGCGCAACGGAACCCGGAGCATATGGGCCAGGGCCGAGGACGTCTGGTCGTGCTCAAAGCGGGCGCCCAGCCAGGATGTGATCCGGGAATTGAGCAGCCGGAGTATCTCTTCCAGAAACAGGGCCAGGACAACGCAGAAGAGCAGGACGATCAGTGTTTCATACGCCTGATTGACGATGATCTTGTCCAGAAGCAGCAGGATGGCAATGGGTAGCGCCAGGGCCAGGATGTTGGCCAGGAAGCTGGACAGCAGCAGTCCCGGCAGAACCCGGCGCAGATCGACGGAGCGCAGGATTCGACTGAGGACGCCCGGTGATCGTTGGCTCAGGAGGGGCTTGCCTGCGGGAGCGGATCCGGCGCTTTGAGCGGTATCGGCCCATTCTGCACGAGTGACTTGGAGAGATGTATCGGATGGGCTCATGGACTGACCACTTGGCATCGCCGTTTGGCGCGTTGCAGGGTTCTGCAGGCGGCCTCGGCCTCCTCCAGGGACGTTTCCGGCAAAAGGCGCAACCGGTACCAGTGGATGCGCTCCTCGCCGTCGGCCCGCTCCACGCCGCTTTCAAGCGCCAGAAGTTCACGGTCGATCATCAGCTCCGGGTGTTCCTGGCGCAGGTCCCGGAGGGTTGCGAGGACCGCGGCCCGATCGTAGAGACCGGACAGCTCCACCAGCCAGGTGTCTGCACTGGCCGGCGTTTTTTCTTCCAGCCCCCAGATCACGCCGGTTTCCTCCAAGGGAACGAGCTGGTCGGTCTGGATTCTGCCCCCGACCGTGGCCAGGGCAACATCCGGGCGCACGCCCTTGCCCGGCAAGGGGGCGCTGACCGGGACGCCACCGCCCAGAGCCCGAAACAGCCGGATCAACCCACGGTGGCGGTCCAGCCGAACCTGCAGACGATCGTCCAGGTTCTGGTGGTGGGTCCGCTCGGTCATCAGCAGGGTGAGAAAGTCCACTGCCTGCAGATTGTAAAGGGTCTGGCTGTACTCCAGGGCGCGCCCCGATGCCTCGCAGGCCACGTCCAGGGCCGCAAGGCGTTGTTCGGTGCGGCGCAGCACGGCCAGGGCATCTTCCACCTCCCGCACCGCGTCGTAAAGCACCCGGACGTAAAGTTCCACGAGTTCTTCATTGCGGGCCTCGGCAAAGTCACGTTCCTTTCTGCGCACTCCGCCGTCGAAGAGGGTTGCCGTGAGGGAGGCGATGGCGTTGTAGGCCAGGCTGTGGGGCATGAACCATTCTGAAAAATAGCGGCTTCCATAACCGATCTGGGAAGTCAGGTCCAAAGGAGGCAGAACCCTGGCCCGGGCAACGTCAATGTCCGCATCCGCCGCCAGCAGGTCCGCTTCAACGGAGCGCACATCCGGCCGGCGCAGCAGCAGGCTGGAGGGGACGCCCGGAATCATCCGCGGCAGGGCCAGGCTTTCCAGGGTCTCCCCGGTGGTTTCCAGGTCAGCCGGGGTAACGCCGGTAATCCGGGAGAGGCGATGCTGCACTTCGTCGCGCTGCAGCTCCAGCTCCGGGATGATTGCCTTCACGCCATAGACTGCCGAGCGCTGCTGTTCATAGTCCAGCATGGTCGCGTCACCGTGATCAACCCGATCCTGCACGGCCTGGAGCATCTGCTCCACCACGCGTTCGGTTTCCCAAGCCAGGTGCAGACGATCCGTCAGGGAGAGATACTCCGCATAGGCCAGGGCCACCTCGGCAATGACATTCATGCTGACGATATCGTGGTCAAACGTGGTCTTCCACAGCCGGTAGCGGGCCGCCTCGGCCTCGGCTTTCTGGTCGCCCCAAATGTCCGGGCGCCAATCGCCACGCAAGCTGATCTGGAAAATGTTCCGGCTCCGAACGCTCTCGCCTCGGGGATTGTCCCCAATGCCCTGTTCAGGGGCTTCCACCCCGACCCGGGCCGGCACACTGACCGTCGGCAAGCGGGTGCCCATGGCCTGCTCAAAGCGGGCTTGGGTATGGGCCACCCGCATCGAGGCAATGCGCAGATCCTGGTTGCGGGCCATGGCCATGTCCATCAGTCGGTCCAGTTCCTCGTTGCCCAGGACCCGCCACCATTCGGGCAAAATGGAATCCAGGGGGATGCCCTCAAATTTCATGTCCGAAGACGTATCCGTGGCCGGGGTCTGCCGAAAGGTTTCGGGCAGAGGGATGACGGGAACATCATAAGCGTCACGTTTGACGCCGCACCCGGAGAGCACGGAAAGGCAGAGAGCCAAAGTGAGGCAGAGCGACAAAAAGCGGATGCTGGTCATGATTCCATTCCAAGATGATCGACAACATGGCGGACCATGGGATGCGCAAAGCGAACATGGTCGGATTTTTCTTGAGCAAGTACATTGTATTGCTGTGCTTTGGCAATGCCGCCAGGGAGGGAATCCTTGGGTCCGCCCAAAGCGCGTACCAGTTCCCCGATGGCAATCCCCTCTGGAAACGCGGCAATGATTCGCAGCATGCGCCGGTCCAGGGCCAACCGGTCCAGCCTGGAACGGATCATGGTCAGGATG is part of the Desulfonatronum thioautotrophicum genome and harbors:
- a CDS encoding efflux transporter outer membrane subunit produces the protein MTSIRFLSLCLTLALCLSVLSGCGVKRDAYDVPVIPLPETFRQTPATDTSSDMKFEGIPLDSILPEWWRVLGNEELDRLMDMAMARNQDLRIASMRVAHTQARFEQAMGTRLPTVSVPARVGVEAPEQGIGDNPRGESVRSRNIFQISLRGDWRPDIWGDQKAEAEAARYRLWKTTFDHDIVSMNVIAEVALAYAEYLSLTDRLHLAWETERVVEQMLQAVQDRVDHGDATMLDYEQQRSAVYGVKAIIPELELQRDEVQHRLSRITGVTPADLETTGETLESLALPRMIPGVPSSLLLRRPDVRSVEADLLAADADIDVARARVLPPLDLTSQIGYGSRYFSEWFMPHSLAYNAIASLTATLFDGGVRRKERDFAEARNEELVELYVRVLYDAVREVEDALAVLRRTEQRLAALDVACEASGRALEYSQTLYNLQAVDFLTLLMTERTHHQNLDDRLQVRLDRHRGLIRLFRALGGGVPVSAPLPGKGVRPDVALATVGGRIQTDQLVPLEETGVIWGLEEKTPASADTWLVELSGLYDRAAVLATLRDLRQEHPELMIDRELLALESGVERADGEERIHWYRLRLLPETSLEEAEAACRTLQRAKRRCQVVSP